The Deinococcus sonorensis KR-87 genome includes a window with the following:
- a CDS encoding chemotaxis protein CheB: MEDEQPLSDPSTPQAAPSHTEPPMPTATVGIGGSAGALDGYERFFLSLPDGSGMAFVVVPHLDPDHHGLMPHILERCTTMPVTQIEDGQAVLPNRVYVVPPGHSLTVMNGVLLLDDLDAANGKVIDHFFESLAADQGVRAVGVVLSGMGNDGTRGVQALKEHFGLVLVQDPQSAEYPSMPRSAAATQLADEVLPAEDLAPRLYTLVTRRQSLRLEDLSPADTQAGVPLQKILRVVRMRTGHDFSRYKSGTLVRRIDRRMKTHRIDDITQYVRLVQDSPEEVQALFQDFTINVTSFFRDAEAFEELKAQLRSYIPTHKHDGDVLRVWVAGCSTGEEAYSVAIVLHELMEELKDSWVFRVQVFATDIDAEAIEKARSAQYPREIEYIVSPERLRHAFRETASGYAVRPEIRNLVTFALHNTFGDPPFTRLDLLCCRNLLIYLSPPLQAEIMSVFHFALRPGGLLFLGASETAGVERERFRSLNLRWKIYQRGHGDPGAWPVEQGHSTGTLPLPPARSPLPPARPSRHNETAQIAQGLLLAHHAPPAVMINDAGDILFVHGPTARYLELPAGTTLTNVFEMARSSLRYELPVAVRQAVTERREVRLASVPVEADGVVWSVDVTVRPVPGNASGLLMIEFQERSDGRSGPLAAEQTDPVVTLQRELQHSKETLQATIEEMGVSMEELRSTNEELQSTNEELQSTNEELTTSKEELQSLNEELTTINAEYQRVIHDLAQANDDLKNLLDSAGIVTVFLDNDLKIKRFTSRISQVINLMPVDIGRPITDISVNLQYEFLTRDLTRVLDTLEIVEVQVQTLSGQWYLMRVSPYRTSDNYIDGVVVAFTDITVVRALEQQLRHTAAYAERVLNSLHDPLLIFDTHLKVVAANRALLTLLQATMAQVMGERVYDLGNFALDTPDLIRLLQDVVVTEEATVNQVLTLDLPELGQCQVKVEVDPIPVDEPGTALFLLKLEDVTALLRRAAQEGAAFSGDANDSGSP; the protein is encoded by the coding sequence ATGGAAGACGAACAGCCGCTCTCGGACCCCTCCACCCCTCAGGCGGCGCCGTCCCACACCGAGCCGCCGATGCCCACGGCCACCGTGGGCATCGGCGGCTCGGCGGGCGCCCTCGACGGCTACGAGCGGTTCTTCCTGAGCCTGCCGGACGGGAGCGGCATGGCGTTCGTGGTGGTGCCGCACCTCGACCCGGATCACCACGGCCTGATGCCGCACATTCTGGAACGGTGCACCACCATGCCCGTCACGCAGATCGAGGACGGGCAGGCGGTGCTCCCCAACCGGGTGTACGTAGTGCCGCCCGGACACAGCCTGACGGTGATGAACGGCGTCCTGCTGCTCGACGACCTGGACGCGGCGAACGGCAAGGTCATCGACCACTTCTTCGAGTCGCTCGCCGCCGATCAGGGGGTGCGGGCGGTCGGCGTGGTCCTGTCGGGCATGGGCAACGACGGCACCCGCGGCGTTCAGGCGCTCAAAGAACACTTCGGACTGGTGCTGGTGCAGGACCCGCAGTCGGCCGAGTACCCCTCGATGCCGCGCAGCGCGGCCGCCACCCAGCTCGCCGACGAGGTGCTGCCCGCCGAGGACCTGGCCCCGCGACTGTACACCCTGGTGACGCGCAGGCAGTCGCTGCGCCTGGAGGACCTGTCGCCGGCCGACACCCAGGCGGGCGTCCCACTCCAGAAGATCCTGCGCGTGGTGCGCATGCGCACCGGCCATGACTTCAGCCGGTACAAGAGCGGCACGCTGGTGCGCCGCATCGACCGCCGCATGAAAACCCACCGCATCGACGACATCACCCAGTACGTGCGGCTGGTGCAGGACTCGCCGGAAGAGGTGCAGGCCCTGTTTCAGGACTTCACCATCAACGTCACCAGCTTCTTCCGGGACGCGGAGGCCTTCGAGGAGCTCAAGGCGCAGCTGCGCAGCTATATTCCCACGCACAAGCACGACGGTGACGTCCTGCGGGTGTGGGTGGCCGGCTGTTCGACCGGGGAAGAGGCGTACTCGGTGGCCATTGTGCTGCACGAACTGATGGAGGAACTGAAGGACAGCTGGGTCTTCCGGGTGCAGGTGTTCGCCACGGACATCGACGCGGAGGCGATCGAGAAGGCGCGCTCCGCGCAGTACCCTCGGGAGATCGAATACATCGTTTCTCCCGAGCGGCTGCGCCACGCCTTCCGGGAAACGGCCAGCGGGTACGCGGTGCGCCCGGAGATCCGCAACCTGGTGACCTTCGCCCTGCACAACACCTTCGGGGACCCGCCGTTCACGCGCCTGGACCTGCTGTGCTGCCGCAACCTGCTGATCTACCTGTCGCCGCCGCTGCAGGCCGAGATCATGTCGGTGTTTCACTTCGCGCTGCGTCCGGGGGGCCTGCTGTTCCTGGGCGCGAGTGAAACGGCCGGAGTGGAGCGCGAGCGCTTCCGGTCCCTCAACCTGCGGTGGAAAATCTACCAGCGCGGCCATGGAGACCCGGGGGCCTGGCCGGTGGAGCAGGGCCACAGCACCGGCACCCTTCCGCTCCCCCCGGCCCGGAGCCCGCTCCCGCCGGCGCGGCCATCCAGACACAACGAGACGGCACAGATCGCCCAGGGGCTGCTGCTCGCGCACCACGCGCCACCCGCCGTGATGATCAACGACGCCGGCGACATCCTGTTCGTCCACGGCCCCACCGCCCGCTACCTGGAACTGCCGGCCGGGACGACGCTCACCAACGTCTTCGAGATGGCCCGCAGCAGCCTGCGCTACGAACTGCCGGTGGCGGTGCGCCAGGCGGTCACGGAACGCCGCGAGGTGCGCCTTGCCAGCGTGCCGGTCGAGGCGGACGGCGTGGTGTGGAGCGTGGACGTCACCGTGCGCCCGGTGCCGGGCAACGCCTCCGGCCTGCTGATGATCGAGTTCCAGGAACGCTCCGACGGACGGTCCGGTCCGCTGGCCGCCGAGCAGACCGACCCGGTCGTGACGCTGCAGCGCGAACTGCAGCACAGCAAAGAGACGCTGCAGGCCACCATCGAGGAGATGGGCGTGTCGATGGAGGAGCTGCGCAGCACCAACGAGGAGTTGCAGAGCACCAACGAGGAGCTGCAGAGCACCAACGAGGAGCTCACCACCTCCAAGGAAGAGCTGCAGTCGCTCAATGAGGAACTCACCACCATCAACGCCGAGTACCAGCGGGTGATTCACGACCTCGCGCAGGCCAACGACGACCTGAAGAACCTGCTGGACAGCGCGGGCATCGTGACGGTGTTCCTCGACAACGACCTGAAGATCAAGCGCTTCACGTCGCGCATCTCGCAGGTGATCAACCTGATGCCGGTGGACATCGGCCGCCCCATCACGGACATCAGCGTCAACCTTCAGTACGAGTTCCTCACCCGTGACCTCACCCGCGTGCTGGACACCCTGGAGATTGTGGAGGTGCAGGTGCAGACGCTGAGTGGGCAGTGGTACCTGATGCGCGTCAGCCCCTACCGCACGTCCGACAACTACATCGACGGCGTGGTGGTGGCGTTCACCGATATCACGGTGGTCCGGGCGCTGGAGCAGCAGCTGCGGCACACGGCGGCGTATGCCGAACGGGTGCTGAACAGCCTTCACGACCCCCTGCTGATCTTCGACACCCACCTGAAGGTCGTGGCGGCCAACCGCGCCCTGCTCACCCTGCTGCAGGCCACCATGGCGCAGGTGATGGGCGAGCGCGTGTATGATCTCGGCAACTTCGCGCTGGACACGCCGGACCTGATCCGGCTGCTGCAGGACGTGGTGGTCACCGAGGAAGCCACCGTGAATCAGGTGCTCACCCTCGACCTGCCCGAACTGGGCCAGTGCCAGGTCAAGGTGGAAGTGGATCCGATTCCCGTGGATGAGCCGGGCACGGCCCTGTTCCTGCTCAAGCTCGAGGACGTGACGGCCCTGCTGCGCCGCGCGGCGCAGGAAGGCGCGGCGTTCAGCGGAGACGCGAACGATTCCGGCAGCCCCTGA
- a CDS encoding chemotaxis protein CheB — protein MAADPMVVVGASAGGIEALQALVAGLPADFPAALCVVLHLHASSHSSLPEILSRAGPLPAHHPHDGETIRPGCIYVAPPDHHLLVDGDTLGVKKGPKESRFRPSVDALFRSAAHTRAPRVIGVVLSGVLDDGVSGLWHIKRVGGVAVVQAPEDAAFDPMPRHALEQVEVDHQGVAGELGALLDQLVRAHAFDDPTLNMDDQNRLALEVQIAADGPRSPASVSQLGPYTPFTCPECHGTMVQLEEGGGLRFRCHTGHAYTAHALLAELSDAIEDKFYQTQRVMEESFLLLGRLGQPLPKARALALRAQAQVMEQRARALHQLVLTHTALSDEEPSPG, from the coding sequence ATGGCTGCGGATCCCATGGTCGTTGTCGGCGCGTCGGCTGGAGGCATTGAAGCGCTTCAGGCGCTGGTTGCTGGACTGCCCGCCGATTTTCCGGCAGCCCTGTGTGTCGTGCTGCACCTGCACGCCTCCAGCCACAGCAGCCTGCCGGAGATTCTCAGCCGCGCCGGGCCGCTGCCGGCCCACCATCCGCACGACGGAGAGACCATCCGCCCCGGCTGCATCTATGTGGCGCCGCCGGACCACCACCTGCTCGTCGACGGCGACACGCTGGGGGTGAAAAAAGGCCCCAAGGAGAGCCGCTTCCGGCCGTCGGTGGACGCGCTGTTCCGCTCCGCGGCGCACACCCGCGCGCCCCGCGTGATCGGGGTGGTGCTGTCCGGGGTGCTCGACGACGGGGTGTCGGGGCTGTGGCACATCAAGCGCGTGGGGGGGGTGGCGGTGGTGCAGGCCCCCGAAGACGCCGCCTTCGACCCGATGCCCCGCCACGCCCTCGAGCAGGTCGAGGTCGACCATCAGGGTGTGGCCGGGGAGTTGGGCGCGCTGCTCGACCAGCTGGTTCGGGCGCACGCATTCGACGACCCCACACTGAACATGGACGACCAGAACCGCCTCGCCCTGGAAGTGCAGATCGCCGCTGACGGCCCCCGTTCCCCGGCGAGTGTGAGCCAGCTCGGACCGTACACCCCGTTCACCTGCCCGGAGTGCCACGGCACGATGGTGCAGCTTGAGGAGGGTGGGGGGCTGCGCTTCCGCTGCCACACCGGCCACGCCTACACGGCCCACGCCCTGCTGGCGGAGCTGTCCGACGCCATCGAAGACAAGTTCTACCAGACGCAACGGGTGATGGAAGAAAGCTTCCTGCTGCTCGGACGCCTCGGCCAGCCGTTGCCGAAGGCGCGGGCGCTCGCGCTGCGCGCCCAGGCGCAGGTCATGGAGCAGCGGGCCAGGGCGCTGCATCAGCTGGTGCTCACCCACACCGCGCTGAGCGACGAGGAACCGTCGCCCGGATGA